From one uncultured Paludibacter sp. genomic stretch:
- the dinB gene encoding DNA polymerase IV, translating to MVRKILHIDMDAFFASVEQRDNPDLCGKPIAVGFGGKRGVVAAASYEARKYGVRSAMASSTAKRNCPHLIFVLPRFEVYKEVSFQIRQIFLEYTDKVEPLSLDEAFLDVTENHKNMLSATMIAKEIKQKILEQTQLTASAGVSYNKFLAKIASDYNKPNGLYVIPPEKGERFVEQLNIERFFGVGKVTAQKMHELGIHTGADLKQWSEQDLKRLFGKAGSEYYLYARAIDNREVINQRIRKSLGAERTFQNDLFETEDLLYELDNIAKEVATRAGKRTFAAKTLTLKIKYADFIVITRSKTIAEVIKGYEQIFDIGKELLSHVEDIETRKIRLMGLTLKISEQEEILPSSLPLQLSFDFGEGF from the coding sequence ATGGTTCGCAAGATATTGCATATTGATATGGATGCTTTTTTTGCTTCCGTAGAACAACGGGACAATCCTGATTTGTGCGGAAAACCGATTGCTGTAGGTTTTGGAGGAAAGCGAGGTGTGGTAGCCGCAGCAAGTTACGAGGCGCGTAAATACGGCGTGCGCTCTGCTATGGCTTCTTCCACAGCCAAGAGAAATTGCCCTCATCTTATCTTTGTTTTGCCTCGTTTTGAAGTGTATAAAGAGGTTTCTTTCCAAATCAGGCAGATATTTTTGGAATACACCGATAAAGTGGAACCGCTCTCGTTGGACGAAGCATTTTTGGATGTAACCGAAAATCACAAAAATATGCTATCCGCCACAATGATTGCCAAAGAAATAAAACAAAAAATTTTGGAGCAGACACAACTTACCGCCTCGGCAGGCGTTTCGTACAATAAGTTTTTAGCAAAAATAGCATCGGATTATAACAAACCTAATGGACTTTATGTTATTCCACCCGAAAAAGGCGAGCGTTTTGTTGAACAATTGAATATTGAACGTTTCTTCGGAGTAGGAAAAGTAACGGCGCAAAAAATGCACGAATTAGGTATTCACACCGGAGCGGATTTAAAACAGTGGAGCGAACAAGATTTGAAACGCCTTTTCGGAAAAGCCGGAAGTGAATATTATCTTTACGCCAGAGCAATTGATAATCGTGAGGTAATAAACCAACGTATTCGAAAGTCATTAGGCGCAGAACGCACTTTCCAGAATGATTTATTCGAAACAGAGGATTTACTGTACGAATTGGATAATATAGCCAAAGAAGTTGCAACACGCGCAGGTAAACGTACTTTTGCAGCCAAAACACTTACATTGAAAATAAAATACGCGGATTTTATCGTTATCACCCGAAGTAAAACCATCGCTGAAGTAATTAAAGGTTACGAGCAAATTTTTGATATCGGTAAAGAATTACTTTCTCACGTGGAAGATATAGAAACCAGAAAAATTCGTTTGATGGGTTTAACACTTAAAATCTCTGAACAGGAAGAAATACTGCCTTCTTCTCTTCCACTCCAACTATCTTTTGATTTTGGCGAAGGATTTTAA
- a CDS encoding Type 11 methyltransferase — translation MNVKAAYNKWAEQYDTNENKTRDLEGVSLKKTLANIGFESCLEIGCGTGKNTEWLISKTTKILAVDLSDEMLAKAQAKVQTEKVEFIQADINNEWSFAHNKQFDLVTFSLVLEHIENLENIFEKLSHVVKNNGYVYLGELHPFKQYNGTKARFETEDGLQIVTCFNHNISDFTNSAKKYGFELVTLDEFFDSNDRTNIPRILTLLLKKIDR, via the coding sequence ATGAATGTAAAAGCAGCATACAATAAATGGGCAGAACAATATGACACGAACGAAAACAAGACAAGAGATCTTGAAGGCGTTTCATTAAAAAAAACCTTGGCAAACATTGGTTTTGAAAGTTGCCTTGAGATTGGTTGTGGAACAGGAAAAAATACAGAATGGTTAATTTCCAAAACCACCAAAATTTTAGCAGTTGACCTTTCCGATGAAATGTTGGCAAAAGCGCAAGCCAAAGTTCAGACAGAAAAAGTTGAATTTATTCAAGCAGATATTAATAACGAATGGAGTTTTGCCCATAACAAACAATTTGATTTAGTGACTTTTAGTTTAGTTTTGGAACATATAGAGAATTTGGAAAATATTTTTGAAAAACTAAGCCACGTCGTTAAGAATAACGGCTATGTATATTTAGGCGAACTACACCCATTTAAACAATATAACGGAACTAAGGCAAGATTTGAAACGGAAGACGGCTTACAAATAGTAACTTGTTTCAATCATAATATTTCTGATTTTACAAATTCCGCAAAAAAATATGGATTTGAACTTGTAACATTAGACGAATTTTTTGACAGCAACGACAGAACAAATATTCCAAGAATTTTGACATTGCTTCTAAAAAAGATAGACAGATAA
- a CDS encoding conserved hypothetical protein (Evidence 4 : Unknown function but conserved in other organisms), translating into MKEIKTEILINSTPQKVWDILIDFQNYHKWNPFIKSIIGNVVVGRRITVRLEPPEANGMTFKPKVLIFEKNKELRWLGNLLFPGLFDGEHKFELIDNGDGTTTFKQSEKFKGIFVXFFKKMLDINTANGXNLMNQKLKELAELK; encoded by the coding sequence ATGAAAGAAATAAAAACAGAAATTCTTATTAACTCAACACCACAAAAGGTTTGGGATATTCTCATTGACTTTCAAAATTATCATAAGTGGAATCCTTTTATTAAATCAATCATCGGAAATGTTGTTGTTGGCCGCAGAATAACTGTTAGACTTGAGCCACCTGAAGCTAACGGGATGACTTTCAAGCCCAAAGTTCTTATTTTTGAAAAGAATAAAGAACTTCGTTGGCTAGGAAATTTACTTTTTCCAGGACTGTTTGATGGAGAACATAAATTTGAACTTATTGACAACGGAGACGGAACTACAACTTTTAAGCAAAGTGAAAAATTCAAAGGAATATTTGTTNCTTTCTTCAAGAAAATGCTTGATATTAATACTGCTAATGGANTCAATTTAATGAATCAAAAACTTAAAGAATTGGCAGAACTAAAATAA
- a CDS encoding hypothetical protein (Evidence 5 : Unknown function), with translation MKTHFIKIFCIVISLLLFSCKGPKDEPQIKYKIKSFNTILLHYDELDYGAYPKLTLDINLSFNYKISLQYNEFNEITSSLGGFATVXSSTNQNYVCMSNNVVDKIQIKDGFVLTENEYPYAKYDDTIKYVIKNGKLQKKIVLLNYFNQKLEYTYQYENNKIVENLNGLQTSVFYLTNGNVTKIEKYQYNNSKEIISKTEFLYSDYDQSINLLKGYYYIHGAFFSAFSTNNYKKREVNTYTXSNNQYTQISISSITLNYNVDSNNIPDLFEYENY, from the coding sequence ATGAAAACACATTTTATAAAAATCTTTTGCATAGTTATTTCTCTNTTATTGTTCTCTTGCAAAGGNCCCAAAGATGAGCCACAAATTAAATATAAAATAAAATCTTTTAATACAATTTTGTTGCATTATGATGAATTAGATTATGGGGCTTATCCTAAACTCACCTTGGATATTAATTTAAGTTTTAATTATAAAATATCACTTCAGTATAATGAATTTAATGAAATAACCAGCTCTTTGGGTGGTTTTGCAACAGTTNCCTCATCAACAAATCAAAATTATGTATGTATGTCAAACAATGTTGTAGATAAAATCCAAATTAAAGATGGTTTTGTTTTAACTGAAAATGAATATCCTTATGCTAAATATGATGATACAATCAAATATGTCATCAAGAATGGAAAATTGCAAAAAAAAATAGTATTACTCAACTATTTCAATCAAAAATTAGAATATACGTATCAGTATGAAAACAATAAAATAGTTGAAAACTTAAACGGACTACAAACTTCAGTATTTTATTTGACAAATGGTAATGTTACAAAGATTGAAAAATACCAATATAATAATTCTAAGGAAATAATTTCTAAAACAGAGTTTCTATATTCAGATTATGATCAGTCTATTAATCTATTAAAAGGATATTATTACATTCACGGAGCATTTTTCAGTGCTTTTTCAACGAATAATTACAAAAAAAGAGAAGTTAACACTTATACTTNTAGTAATAATCAATATACTCAAATATCTATATCGAGTATAACACTTAACTATAACGTTGACTCAAATAATATTCCTGATTTATTTGAATATGAGAATTATTAA
- the eno gene encoding enolase (Evidence 2a : Function from experimental evidences in other organisms; PubMedId : 3514618, 410789, 4942326, 775311, 8610017, 9298646, 9600841; Product type e : enzyme), which yields MSKIEKIVAREVLDSRGNPTVEVDVTLESGFVGRAAVPSGASTGENEAIELRDGDKKRYLGKGVLKAVENVNKVIAPALIGESALNQRLIDKKMIAMDGTKTKSNLGANAILGVSLAVAKAAAAYLDMPLYRYIGGTNTFALPVPMMNIINGGSHSDAPIAFQEFMIRPVGACCFKEGLRMGAEVFHALKKVLHDKGLSTAVGDEGGFAPNLAGGTEEALESXLTAIRNAGYEPGKDVMIGLDCASSXXYKDGXYDYSXFEGPNGKKRTSAEQADYLEELITKYPIXSIEDGMGESDWDGWKLLTDKIGKKCQLVGDDLFVTNVEYLKKGIDMGCANSILIKVNQIGSLSETLDAIEMAXRAGYTSVTSHRSGETEDATIADIAVATNSGQIKTGSLSRSDRMAKYNQLLRIEEELGDLAVYGWKK from the coding sequence ATGAGTAAAATTGAAAAAATTGTTGCCCGCGAAGTGTTGGATTCTCGCGGTAACCCTACAGTAGAAGTAGATGTAACATTGGAATCGGGCTTCGTGGGACGCGCAGCTGTTCCATCCGGTGCATCTACTGGCGAAAATGAAGCTATTGAACTCCGCGACGGCGACAAAAAACGTTATCTTGGCAAAGGCGTATTGAAAGCCGTTGAAAATGTAAATAAAGTAATTGCTCCCGCATTAATTGGCGAAAGCGCATTAAATCAACGCCTGATAGATAAAAAAATGATTGCGATGGACGGCACCAAAACCAAATCTAATTTGGGTGCCAACGCTATTTTGGGTGTTTCTTTGGCTGTGGCAAAAGCGGCTGCCGCTTATTTGGATATGCCTTTATATCGTTATATCGGGGGNACAAACACGTTTGCTCTTCCTGTTCCAATGATGAATATTATCAACGGAGGTTCCCACTCCGACGCTCCTATCGCTTTTCAGGAATTTATGATTCGTCCTGTAGGCGCTTGCTGCTTCAAAGAAGGATTGCGTATGGGCGCTGAAGTTTTCCACGCTTTGAAAAAAGTACTTCATGACAAAGGTTTAAGCACCGCTGTAGGCGATGAAGGAGGTTTTGCTCCAAACCTGGCAGGCGGNACCGAAGAAGCNTTGGAATCNATNCTTACNGCTATTCGCAATGCCGGTTACGAACCNGGAAAAGATGTGATGATTGGTCTTGACTGCGCTTCATCCGANTTNTACAAAGACGGANTATACGATTACAGCAANTTTGAAGGACCTAATGGAAAAAAACGCACTTCTGCGGAACAAGCAGATTATTTGGAAGAATTAATCACCAAATATCCTATTGANTCTATCGAAGACGGAATGGGNGAAAGCGACTGGGACGGATGGAAACTNTTGACNGACAAAATCGGTAAAAAATGTCAATTGGTAGGCGACGATTTATTTGTAACCAACGTTGAATACCTGAAAAAAGGTATCGATATGGGTTGTGCAAACTCCATTTTAATTAAAGTAAACCAAATCGGTTCGCTTTCTGAAACATTAGACGCTATTGAAATGGCTCANCGCGCAGGCTACACCTCGGTAACTTCACACCGCTCGGGTGAAACCGAAGACGCTACTATTGCCGACATTGCCGTGGCAACCAACTCGGGACAAATCAAAACAGGTTCTTTGAGCCGCTCAGACCGTATGGCAAAATACAACCAACTTCTCCGCATCGAAGAAGAATTGGGCGATTTAGCCGTATACGGATGGAAAAAATAA
- a CDS encoding Alpha amylase catalytic region → MPKFVIYQVLPRLFGNYNTTRKYNGTIAENGSGKFNSFTTKALNEIKKFGATHIWYTGILEHATKTNYTAYGILQDHPGVVKGNAGSPYAVKDYYDVSPDLAENIPNRMDEFEALIKRTHQVGLKAIIDFIPNHVARQYKSDKKPAGINDLGEKDNVNLAFSPQNNFYYIPNQIFNPSFYIEDYKEFPAKATGNDQFTCCPTQFDWYETIKLNYGVDYVSGREKHFNPTPDTWYKMLDILTFWANKNVDGFRVDMAEMVPVEFWGWIIPKIKTINPDIIFIAEVYNPAEYHNYISNGKFDYLYDKVGMYDKLRGIVSKNEPARDITRLWQNLNGIENNMLHFLENHDEQRIASGFFCGNGSYAKPAMVVAATLTKSPVMIYFGQELGELGMDMEGFSGLDGKTSIFDYWNISSMNAWANNGKFDGASLNDEQKKLREFYKILLHICTKEKAITDGLMYDLEYANISDAEFFNSHEQFAYFRKYENDILLIVLNFDDKPMDMRINVPAEAFMYLGMEENAHYKATNLLNAAEEFPIQILSSINQYRLFMPPWEGKILKLKRT, encoded by the coding sequence ATGCCAAAGTTTGTTATTTATCAAGTTCTTCCACGTTTGTTTGGCAATTACAATACCACACGTAAATATAATGGTACAATTGCCGAAAATGGAAGCGGTAAATTCAACTCATTCACAACCAAAGCTTTAAATGAAATTAAAAAATTTGGGGCTACCCACATTTGGTATACAGGAATTTTAGAACACGCCACCAAAACCAATTATACCGCTTATGGAATATTACAAGACCATCCGGGTGTTGTAAAAGGAAACGCCGGCTCTCCTTACGCGGTAAAAGATTATTACGATGTTTCACCTGATTTAGCCGAGAATATTCCTAACAGAATGGATGAATTTGAAGCGCTAATAAAACGTACTCATCAGGTTGGACTCAAAGCAATAATAGATTTTATACCAAATCACGTAGCGCGCCAATATAAATCAGATAAAAAACCTGCCGGAATAAATGATTTAGGCGAAAAAGACAATGTGAACCTTGCTTTCTCTCCACAAAATAATTTTTATTACATCCCAAATCAAATATTTAATCCTTCTTTTTATATAGAAGATTATAAAGAATTTCCTGCCAAAGCTACCGGAAACGATCAATTTACCTGCTGCCCCACTCAATTTGACTGGTATGAAACTATTAAACTAAATTATGGAGTTGATTACGTAAGCGGCAGGGAAAAACACTTCAATCCTACACCCGATACTTGGTATAAAATGCTTGATATTCTTACCTTTTGGGCAAACAAAAATGTGGATGGTTTCAGAGTGGATATGGCAGAAATGGTACCGGTAGAATTTTGGGGATGGATTATTCCTAAAATAAAAACGATTAATCCCGATATTATTTTTATAGCCGAAGTTTATAATCCTGCCGAATATCATAATTATATTTCCAACGGAAAATTCGATTATCTTTACGATAAAGTTGGAATGTACGATAAACTTCGCGGTATTGTAAGTAAAAACGAACCCGCAAGAGACATTACAAGACTGTGGCAAAATCTGAACGGAATTGAAAACAATATGCTTCATTTCCTTGAAAATCACGATGAACAACGCATTGCTTCCGGTTTTTTCTGTGGAAACGGCAGTTACGCTAAGCCCGCAATGGTGGTGGCGGCAACACTTACAAAATCTCCTGTAATGATATATTTCGGACAGGAACTGGGCGAGCTTGGAATGGATATGGAAGGTTTCAGCGGTTTGGATGGAAAAACTTCTATTTTTGATTATTGGAATATTTCCTCTATGAATGCGTGGGCAAACAACGGAAAATTTGACGGCGCATCTTTGAACGATGAACAAAAAAAACTCCGCGAATTTTACAAAATATTACTTCATATTTGTACGAAAGAAAAAGCAATTACCGATGGTTTGATGTACGATTTAGAGTATGCAAACATAAGTGATGCCGAGTTTTTCAACTCACACGAACAATTTGCTTATTTTCGTAAATATGAAAATGACATATTGCTTATTGTTCTCAATTTTGACGATAAACCGATGGATATGAGAATCAACGTTCCCGCAGAAGCATTTATGTATTTAGGAATGGAAGAAAATGCACATTATAAGGCAACAAATTTACTGAACGCCGCTGAAGAATTCCCCATACAGATTTTGTCAAGCATCAATCAGTACCGTTTGTTTATGCCGCCCTGGGAAGGGAAAATTTTAAAGCTGAAAAGAACGTAG
- the tpx gene encoding lipid hydroperoxide peroxidase (Evidence 2a : Function from experimental evidences in other organisms; PubMedId : 10594830, 12777775, 14676195, 9298646; Product type e : enzyme) encodes MATTNFKGNPVKLSGELPAVGTKVPDFTLVKGDLSEVKLSDFEGKKLIINIFPSIDTGVCAASVRNFNKVASEKGITVLCVSKDLPFAQSRFCGAEGLSDVITASDFRYNTFATDYGLLQTEGPLKGLMGRAVVAVDENGVVTYTELVPEITQEPNYNVPL; translated from the coding sequence ATGGCAACGACAAATTTTAAAGGAAATCCCGTAAAATTAAGCGGTGAATTACCTGCAGTAGGAACAAAAGTTCCCGATTTTACTTTAGTAAAGGGAGATTTAAGCGAAGTAAAACTGAGTGATTTTGAAGGAAAGAAATTAATTATTAATATATTTCCAAGTATAGATACCGGTGTGTGCGCTGCGTCTGTACGTAATTTTAATAAAGTAGCATCAGAAAAAGGTATTACTGTACTTTGCGTATCAAAAGATCTTCCTTTTGCACAATCACGCTTTTGTGGCGCAGAAGGGCTTAGCGATGTGATTACAGCGTCCGATTTTCGTTATAATACATTTGCAACAGATTACGGTTTGCTTCAAACGGAAGGTCCGCTTAAAGGATTGATGGGACGTGCGGTAGTAGCTGTGGATGAAAACGGTGTGGTAACTTATACCGAACTTGTGCCTGAAATTACGCAAGAACCAAATTATAATGTTCCTTTATAG
- a CDS encoding conserved exported hypothetical protein (Evidence 4 : Unknown function but conserved in other organisms) — translation MKIHIKFYFICFLFLLFTVKTFAVTYYVSPNGSASATGTISAPLTFTVAIAKSLTAGDSVIIRGGMYSFSTRQNISKSGSSTNYIHIVNYQGEVPVLDFRTQAYNSSNQGISLSGSYVHIKGLIIQGAGDNGMQVTGSNCEIENCTFRWNCDSGLQMKTGSNNLILNCDSYENFDYKTGGTSSPDYGGNADGFADKQYSNTGTNTYKGCRSWKNSDDGWDSYEKTGNTVYDSCWCYAMAPSSYDMTEHIRFKTDSATWFYQFKNASGRYIITNYGNGNGFKLGGNSTVNNTTLRNCVATGNKVKGFDQNNNAGAMVLYNCTSYLNGTNYGFSNSGVGTLLIKNSASLSGTNSNSFKTTSYTQSNNTWSSGFSCSATDFVSLDGTQIVAERKTDGSLPEIDLLHLTSTSTMIDKGVDVGINFYGTAPDLGAFEYNPSTKVIRINSNENFRIYPNPVNETSVICFNSASNDIITVQLIDLSGKVLQKFNANAVAGENTIKLNTRILNHGNYFYNIKGRNINSTGKFVK, via the coding sequence ATGAAGATACATATTAAATTTTATTTTATCTGTTTTTTATTCCTTTTATTTACAGTCAAAACTTTTGCTGTAACTTATTACGTTTCTCCTAACGGTTCTGCCTCCGCTACGGGAACAATATCGGCTCCGCTTACTTTTACTGTCGCGATAGCTAAATCGCTTACTGCGGGAGATTCCGTAATTATTCGAGGAGGAATGTATAGTTTTTCTACCAGACAAAACATTTCAAAAAGTGGTTCATCCACAAATTATATTCACATTGTAAATTATCAAGGAGAGGTTCCTGTATTGGACTTCCGAACACAAGCGTATAACAGCAGCAACCAAGGGATATCGTTATCCGGAAGTTACGTTCATATAAAAGGTCTTATTATTCAAGGAGCCGGCGACAACGGAATGCAAGTTACAGGAAGCAATTGTGAAATAGAAAATTGTACGTTTCGTTGGAATTGCGACTCTGGATTACAAATGAAAACCGGAAGCAATAATCTTATATTAAATTGTGATTCGTATGAAAATTTTGATTATAAAACAGGCGGAACTTCATCGCCCGATTACGGTGGAAATGCCGACGGATTTGCCGACAAACAATATTCAAATACCGGAACAAACACGTACAAAGGTTGTCGCTCGTGGAAAAACAGCGATGATGGATGGGACAGTTATGAAAAAACAGGAAATACCGTGTATGATAGCTGTTGGTGTTACGCAATGGCGCCTTCTTCTTACGATATGACAGAGCATATTCGTTTTAAAACCGACAGCGCCACTTGGTTTTATCAGTTTAAAAATGCATCAGGACGCTATATTATAACCAATTACGGCAATGGAAACGGTTTTAAACTTGGAGGTAACAGCACTGTAAATAATACAACCTTACGAAATTGTGTGGCTACCGGCAATAAAGTAAAAGGATTTGACCAAAACAACAATGCGGGAGCGATGGTACTTTATAATTGTACCAGCTATCTTAACGGCACCAATTATGGATTTTCAAATTCCGGTGTGGGAACTTTGTTAATTAAAAACTCCGCTTCGCTGAGCGGTACAAATTCAAATTCATTCAAGACCACCTCATACACACAAAGTAATAATACATGGAGTTCCGGATTTTCTTGTTCAGCAACCGATTTTGTAAGCTTAGACGGAACTCAAATAGTAGCTGAACGGAAAACAGACGGTTCATTGCCCGAAATAGATTTGTTGCATCTAACTTCTACCAGCACGATGATTGATAAAGGAGTTGATGTAGGAATAAATTTTTACGGAACCGCTCCTGATTTAGGCGCATTTGAATACAATCCCTCAACAAAAGTTATACGAATAAACTCAAACGAAAACTTCAGAATTTATCCAAATCCGGTAAATGAAACTTCTGTAATATGCTTTAACTCCGCCTCAAACGATATTATAACCGTTCAATTGATTGATTTATCAGGAAAAGTTCTCCAAAAATTTAATGCGAATGCCGTTGCCGGAGAAAACACCATAAAACTTAATACACGCATACTTAATCACGGAAATTACTTTTATAATATCAAAGGTAGAAATATTAATTCTACAGGTAAATTCGTAAAATAA
- a CDS encoding Mannose-1-phosphate guanylyltransferase (GDP), whose translation MKNNYCVIMAGGVGSRFWPFSKNNKPKQFLDFFGTGRSLLQMTFDRFSSFVPTSNILIVSNALYKDTILEQLPELKPEQVLLEPLRRNTAPCIAYAMHRIKSMTDNANIIVAPSDHLIVKEDKFIKTIKKGLDFIQQNNSLLTLGIKPSRPETGYGYIQVEEGESSDIRRVKTFTEKPNAELAQVFYETGEFFWNSGIFLWNLQTIENAFNVYLPEVAFPFNAGKGIYGTAKEQKFIEELYPSCSNISIDYGIMEKAEKVYVLCADFGWSDLGTWGALYDLTGKDEHKNVTLKCEALYYESKNNIVALPKGKLAVIQGLEDYIVAESDDVLLICKKDEEQRIRQFVNDTTVKFDGKYS comes from the coding sequence ATGAAAAATAACTATTGTGTTATTATGGCAGGCGGTGTTGGAAGCCGCTTTTGGCCCTTTAGTAAAAACAACAAACCCAAACAATTTCTTGACTTTTTCGGTACCGGACGTTCGTTATTACAAATGACCTTCGACAGATTTAGCTCTTTTGTTCCTACCTCTAATATCTTAATCGTATCTAATGCTCTTTATAAAGATACAATTTTGGAACAACTACCCGAATTGAAACCTGAACAAGTTTTATTGGAACCTCTCAGAAGAAATACAGCGCCTTGTATCGCTTATGCTATGCACAGGATAAAATCTATGACCGACAATGCCAATATCATCGTAGCTCCTTCCGATCACTTAATAGTGAAAGAAGATAAATTTATAAAAACAATAAAAAAGGGACTTGATTTTATTCAACAAAACAACAGCTTACTTACGTTGGGAATAAAACCAAGCCGTCCGGAAACAGGCTACGGATATATTCAAGTGGAAGAAGGCGAAAGTTCCGATATTAGAAGAGTAAAAACATTTACCGAAAAACCTAACGCTGAATTGGCTCAGGTTTTTTATGAAACCGGTGAATTCTTCTGGAATTCCGGAATTTTTCTTTGGAATTTACAAACTATAGAGAATGCCTTTAACGTATATTTGCCCGAAGTTGCTTTTCCATTTAATGCGGGAAAAGGAATATACGGCACTGCTAAAGAACAAAAATTTATTGAAGAACTGTATCCTTCCTGTTCGAACATTTCTATTGATTACGGTATTATGGAAAAAGCAGAGAAAGTATATGTGCTTTGTGCCGATTTTGGATGGTCTGATTTAGGAACTTGGGGAGCGTTGTATGATTTAACCGGAAAAGACGAGCATAAAAATGTTACATTAAAATGTGAAGCATTATATTACGAAAGTAAAAACAACATTGTTGCACTTCCTAAAGGAAAATTGGCAGTAATTCAAGGATTGGAAGATTATATTGTTGCTGAATCTGATGATGTATTGCTTATTTGTAAAAAAGACGAAGAACAACGTATCCGCCAGTTTGTAAACGATACCACAGTAAAATTTGACGGAAAATACTCTTAA